One Parafrankia discariae genomic window carries:
- a CDS encoding undecaprenyl-diphosphate phosphatase, translated as MNWTEGAVLGVVQGLTEFLPVSSSAHLRVVAALAGWDDPGAAFTAVTQLGTAAAVMVYLRADIARLGRAWLRSLAAPVPGRHAGPAVGQAADARLAWLVMFGTVPIGAVGYVFEDVIKGRFRDLRLTAGALAGVGALLGAADTLTARRAARGGRPLTDLSVRDGLLIGLAQAAALVPGVSRSGATIGGGLLLRYSREAAARYSFLLAVPAVLVSGTFGLHRLYREVRPHAATSATGEIGETAQAGERAVAPAWGPLAGASVVAFVVGYAAIAWFLRYVSAHGFAPFVVYRIGLGLLLLALVLGGRVPAIPA; from the coding sequence TTGAACTGGACCGAAGGCGCGGTTCTCGGTGTGGTCCAGGGGCTCACCGAGTTCCTGCCCGTCTCCTCGAGCGCGCACCTGCGGGTCGTGGCCGCGCTGGCCGGCTGGGACGACCCCGGCGCAGCGTTCACCGCCGTCACCCAGCTCGGCACGGCCGCCGCCGTGATGGTCTACCTCCGCGCCGACATCGCCCGCCTCGGCCGCGCCTGGCTGCGGTCACTGGCCGCCCCGGTCCCGGGGCGGCACGCGGGACCGGCCGTGGGGCAGGCCGCGGACGCCCGGCTGGCCTGGCTGGTCATGTTCGGGACCGTGCCGATCGGAGCCGTCGGCTACGTCTTCGAAGACGTCATCAAGGGCCGGTTCCGTGATCTGCGGCTGACCGCGGGCGCGCTGGCCGGGGTCGGCGCGCTGCTCGGCGCCGCCGACACCCTGACGGCCCGCCGCGCGGCGCGCGGCGGCCGGCCGCTGACGGACCTGTCGGTGCGGGACGGGCTGCTGATCGGGCTCGCGCAGGCCGCCGCGCTGGTGCCGGGGGTGTCCCGCTCCGGGGCGACCATCGGTGGCGGCCTGCTGCTGCGCTACTCCCGGGAGGCGGCCGCGCGGTACTCGTTCCTGCTGGCCGTTCCGGCCGTCCTGGTGTCGGGAACCTTCGGGCTCCACCGCCTTTACCGCGAGGTCCGGCCGCACGCCGCGACCAGCGCGACCGGCGAGATCGGCGAGACCGCGCAGGCCGGTGAGCGGGCGGTCGCGCCGGCCTGGGGCCCGCTGGCCGGCGCGAGCGTGGTGGCGTTCGTCGTCGGGTACGCGGCGATCGCCTGGTTCCTCCGGTACGTCTCCGCGCACGGCTTCGCGCCGTTCGTCGTGTACCGGATCGGCCTCGGGCTGCTGCTGCTCGCGCTCGTGCTCGGCGGCAGGGTCCCGGCGATTCCGGCCTGA